From the genome of Nicotiana sylvestris chromosome 2, ASM39365v2, whole genome shotgun sequence, one region includes:
- the LOC138886240 gene encoding uncharacterized protein, which yields MQWDWLTKENEYRATISKLEKQVRELQFENSLQVAAYEGEKKKLAKENEALRAQIQKMKTAVENPTRSDIDEKLIANLRHKVNDYSFDLNKVESEIAKARKQLANNANERARLVKQLKEKYDDEVAGLKKRVIATENKMIKQAKYFKVEKEHC from the coding sequence ATGCaatgggattggctgaccaaagaaaacgagtacagggctaccataagcaaactggaaaagcaagtcagagaacttcaattcgagaatagcttgcaagtcgcAGCGTAtgaaggagaaaaaaaaaagctagccaaagaaaatgaggcccttcgagcccaaattcagaaaatgaaaacaGCTGTAGAAAATCCAACCCGCAGTGACatagatgaaaaactcatagctaacctaaggcataaagtaaatgactatagttttgatttgaacaaagtagAAAGCGAAatagccaaggctcgaaagcaattggctaataACGCAaatgaacgagcacgcctggttaagcagttgaaagaaaagtacgacgatgaggtcgcagggttaaagaaaagggtcatcgccacggaaaacaaaatgatcaaacaggcaaaatACTTCAAGGTTGAAAAGGAACATTGTTAG